One segment of Thermosynechococcus sp. HN-54 DNA contains the following:
- a CDS encoding MoxR family ATPase: MREPLQRLVDNLGQVMVGKDAAIELMLVGLLAGGHVLLEDVPGVGKTLLAKALARSLAGTFQRIQATPDLLPTDLSGTNIWNPKTAEFEFRPGPVFCNILLADEINRATPRTQSALLEVMEEYQVTIDGVTYPLPQPFFVIATQNPVEYQGTFPLPEAQLDRFALCFSLGYPTEEEELQMLQRVQGGLDVNQLEPCLSLAEIQQLRQQVLQVRVDSVLQKYMLALVRASRESDRITLGVSPRGTVMLQRTAQALAFLQGRDYVLPDDVKQLAPHVLAHRLITTAGRSGRACVAELLEMVAVP; the protein is encoded by the coding sequence ATGCGTGAACCCCTACAGCGACTGGTTGATAACCTAGGACAGGTGATGGTGGGCAAAGACGCCGCCATTGAGTTGATGTTGGTGGGCTTGTTAGCCGGGGGACACGTCTTGCTAGAGGATGTGCCGGGGGTGGGGAAAACGCTCTTGGCCAAGGCCTTGGCGCGATCGCTGGCGGGCACCTTTCAGCGTATCCAAGCCACACCCGATCTACTGCCAACGGATTTATCGGGCACCAATATCTGGAATCCCAAAACGGCAGAATTTGAGTTTCGCCCCGGTCCTGTCTTCTGCAATATCCTGCTGGCGGATGAGATTAACCGCGCCACACCGCGTACCCAATCAGCACTGCTAGAAGTAATGGAGGAGTACCAAGTCACGATTGATGGTGTCACGTATCCTCTCCCTCAGCCCTTTTTTGTCATTGCCACCCAGAACCCCGTAGAATACCAAGGCACGTTTCCGCTGCCAGAAGCCCAGTTGGATCGCTTTGCCCTCTGTTTTAGTTTGGGCTACCCCACGGAGGAAGAAGAGCTGCAAATGCTGCAACGGGTACAGGGGGGGCTAGATGTCAATCAACTGGAACCCTGCCTGAGCTTGGCGGAGATCCAACAGTTGCGGCAACAGGTGCTACAGGTGCGGGTAGATTCAGTCCTGCAAAAATATATGCTTGCTTTGGTGCGCGCCAGCCGTGAGAGCGATCGCATTACCTTGGGAGTGAGTCCTCGCGGTACCGTCATGCTCCAGCGCACGGCTCAGGCTCTAGCCTTTCTCCAAGGGCGTGACTATGTTCTGCCCGATGATGTCAAGCAGTTAGCTCCCCACGTGTTGGCTCATCGGTTGATTACAACGGCTGGCCGTTCAGGGCGTGCCTGTGTGGCAGAATTATTGGAAATGGTAGCAGTTCCCTAG